In Mesorhizobium sp., one DNA window encodes the following:
- a CDS encoding cytochrome c-type biogenesis protein, with the protein MRLPRVLALILGLLLALQPLAALSVTPDEVLADPALEARARAISAGLRCMICQNQSIDESDAALAKDLRVLVRQRLVAGDTDEEVIAYVVSRYGEFVLLKPVFSWRNALLWGTPVLLLAIGGGYLFVAARRRRRVAVGEVASLTDDEKTALAEALRREG; encoded by the coding sequence ATGAGGCTACCGCGCGTTCTTGCCTTGATCCTCGGTCTGCTCCTGGCATTGCAGCCGCTGGCGGCCCTGTCGGTCACGCCGGACGAAGTGCTGGCCGATCCGGCGCTGGAGGCCCGCGCCCGCGCCATCTCGGCCGGCCTGCGCTGCATGATCTGCCAGAACCAGTCGATCGACGAATCGGACGCGGCCCTTGCCAAGGATCTGCGCGTGCTGGTGCGCCAGCGGCTGGTCGCCGGCGACACCGACGAGGAAGTGATCGCCTACGTCGTCTCGCGCTACGGCGAGTTCGTGCTGCTGAAGCCGGTGTTCAGCTGGCGCAATGCGCTGTTGTGGGGAACGCCGGTGCTGCTGCTGGCCATCGGGGGAGGCTATCTCTTCGTCGCGGCGAGGAGGCGTCGGCGAGTTGCGGTTGGAGAAGTCGCGTCGCTGACCGACGACGAGAAGACCGCGCTCGCCGAGGCGCTGCGGCGGGAGGGGTGA